Genomic window (Gadus chalcogrammus isolate NIFS_2021 chromosome 3, NIFS_Gcha_1.0, whole genome shotgun sequence):
ACCACTGAAGACCCCCCCTTGAGCCAGCTTGCACTCTATGGTTGTGACGCATGCTGTGTTTCTATGCTTTGTTTTCCTCACTGCTTGTTGCGTCCCTCTGCCTGCAGACTGCGGTGGGTCTGTTCAACTCGGAGGTGAAGGTCCACCTCCTGCTGATGGTCAACCGGGGCACCAAGGAGTTCACCCAGCTCAAGGAACAGCTCGCCGCCCTCGCCCCGGAGTTCACCGGCAAGGTCAGCAccagcccctccccttcctcatgtcgtcgtcgtcccccccccccccccccgcagaggTCAAAGAGAGAGTCCTTTGAGTGTGGAGTTCCTCCCCTGTGATATCTGGTGGCGGATTAGCGTCAGGGAAACAGGCAAACGCTCAAAGTTCAGAAAGCTCGGCCATTTCCGAATCGATGGAATCAATTTGAACCAAAACAAACGTGTAATTGAAACACGGCTTAAACATACAGCGTCATCAACGTCGAAACAGTGGAatattataacattttattcaaATTCTAATTCTAAcattctaatctaatctaatctaaaaaAAATCCCAAACTCCACACCTGTCCTCctgtttattcaaattgaattgaatcagAAGGACTGAGCGGCTGAGCCAtgcagccctaaccctaacctccacacCCAGAGGTGTGGGAGGACGGTCTGGAGCGTACCCAGGGACCACATCCGCCCTAGCCACACACTAATCACCCCGGTACCGTCTGGCAAACGGTGCTGGAGCATCTGCACCAAAAGCAACAGGACCAGGGACAGCGGCTTCCCACAAACCACAAGACTCCCAAACATCTTGAACTATGACACCATACAgctacaccccctccccctccccccaccccccacacacactgacaaacacacacagacactctcttCTACATTAAAATGTCAAACAGCCTTTGCACTATGCTTTTTATGCTTTTCATACTTTTATTATTactcgtgtttcttttttttttctacgcTTTCTACTGACTTGTTGGTCTTGCATTGGTGAGGAGAGCTTGGAACACAATAATTGTTACAAGAAATGCTACTGCCTTTTCTTTGTGCTGCATTTGACACATACTGCATTTTAACTGAACTTGAAATGGATGTTTTACACGGGAGCCAGCCGCACTGCAGCCACTTCGTTAAAGAGAGTACGATGTTTTGGTTCTCCTTCGGACTCGGCCACTGTGCGGAGATTCACCGTGGAACGAATAAGGGGAAGCATGTCAATGTTACTACCGATGTTTCTACCGACTCCACATCCCCCAGCTGCTGTTTGTGCTGATCAACGGCGCGGTGAAGTCCAACCTGCGCTCGCTGGGCTACTTCGGCCTCGCGTCGGGGGACCTCCCGCGGGTGGGGATCTACGACGGTGGGTCGGACATGAAGTGGCTCCTACCCCAGGGGCCTGTCTCCAGCGAGCGTGTGAGGAGCTTCTGCCACGCATTCCTGAAAGGGGAGCTGAAGGTGGTTTGGAAtgtttatattaatataaacaTACTGTATGCACGTTATACATTTGTCTGTTATTGTGAGGACTTTGTCCGAGAATGGACGAATCAATGAAAGTTCATATACGAACGTCATCTCAACATATACGAAATATTGTTTGTTTCCCTTTGGCCTGTAACTCcaatttccttttatttttaacCAGGCGGAGAAGCAGGCTGGAGCTCAGGCCAAAAGCGAGCTCTAAGATCAATAAAAACCCTGTGAATGTTGAATACATTtggaataaaaaagaaaaaagaaggcaAACGTTTGGTTCCTTCTTTCTCTCAGACGACACCGCAGCCCTGTGGTGGGACGCTTGCGTCTGTCTGGAGCACGTCTTGAACCAGCgcggaaatgtgtgtgtgtttgtttgtgatttgtgtgtgtgtgtgtgtgcgttcatatgtgtgcttgtgagagGGGTTGACCTCGCTACACTGATCTTGCAACACCATAGCACCATAGTACCATAGCCCTAAAGGACTATAGTACCATAGCACCATAGTACCATAGCCCTATAGGACTATAGTACCATAGCAACATATCACCATAGTAACATAGCCCTAAAGGACTATAGTACCATAGCACCATAGTACCATATCACCATAATACCATAGCACTATAGGACTATAGTACCATAGCACCATAGTACCATAGCACCATCGTACCATAGCACTATAGGACTATAGTACCATAGTACCATTGCACCATAGTACCATAGCACCATAGCACCATAGTACCATAGCACTATAGGACTATAGTACCATAGCACCATAGTACCATAGCACTATAGGACTATAGTACCATAGCACCATAGCACCATAGCACTATAGGACTATAGTACCATAGCACCATAGTACCATAGTGCAATAGTACCATAGCACCATAGTACCATAGTACCATAGTACCATAGCACTATAGGACTATAGTTCCATAGCACCATAGTACCATAGTACCATAGCACCATAGCACAATAGCACCATAGCACCATAGTACCATAGTACCATAGTACCATAGCACCTTAACACCATAGTACCATAGCATCATAGTACCATAGCACCATAGTACCATAGCACCATAGCACAATAGTACCATAGCAATATACTACAATAGTACCATAGTATCATGGTTCAATAGCACCATAGTACCATAGCACAATAGCACCATAGTTCCATAGCACTATAGTACCATAAAAGCATTGTACAAAAGAACAATAACGCTCCACCATTGGGCCATAGTACCATAGCACCACCAACTGCCCCAACTGTAGTATAACTGCTTTTCATAAACATTCCTCAATAAAACCAACTATAACACTAAACGTCCTTAACATCTATAAGTAGTGAATAACTTAAATATGGTTAATTAGACagactttgaaaaaaaaaaaaaaacacgaaagACTTTAACCAACATTCTAAATAACGGAAGTAGAAGCACGAAAACAAGATCTATAAAATGACCACAgatggtgtgtttgtgatatTTAGGTTGATCCTAAATACAGCCCTTCAGAGTACGGGGACTTTCTGGGGGCCTGGCTGGTCCCAGAGTAATTGGCAGTGGGGAGCTGCCAGGCGGATGCAACAGAGGACTCGCCGAAGGAGCTGGCTGGCAGGCTGACGTTCTCAGCGAAAAGATGAAAATACATAACCTCAGCTGGCTCTCCAAACACTCTTACAGACTGTTTAGGGGCTGTTTCAGGCGTCCCAATGGATGTGATACACATGAATGAATAGGGTCGGGGGAATCAATTCATCCAAGtctgtatacatgtgtgtgtgtcagtacatgtgtttgtgtgtttgcctctGTGTATTTtggggtatgtttgtgtgtgtgtgtgtgtgtgtgtgtgtgtgtgtgtgtgtgtgtgtgtgtgtgtgtgtgtgtgtgtgtgtgtgtgtgtgtgtgtgtgtgtgtgtgtgtgtgtgtgtgtgtgtgtgtgtgtgtgtgcatgtgtttgtgtagttctgtacatgtgtgtgagtttacaTCTGTATATGTTTAGTTATGCATACATTAGTTGTGCATGTACTGTgtatgtttggtgtgtgtgtgtgtgtgtgtgtacgtgtgtgtgtgtgtgtgcgtgtgtgtgtgtgtgtgtgtgtgtgtgtgtgtgtgtgtgtgtgtgtgtgtgtgtgtgtgtgtgtgtgtgtgtgtgtgtgtgtgtgtgtgtgtgtgtgtgtgtgtgtgtgtgtgtgagatgattTGTGCATCATGGCAGTTTCAATGATGAATGGCTGTGAAATTAAATCGGTGAATACGTTACGATAAAAATTAAAGTGGTTGACCTATATTTGATACGAAATACCTGAATGAAAGAACAAAAAGCACTGCCCAGACATACAACACAGtccataaaaaacataagggaacgTTCTTTTGATTTATAAACATCCATTGAGCACAATTGAAAAGTGGTTTCTGTGTCAAAACATTAGAGATATGAGTAAGCATTACAAAAGGTAGTATTTGTATGCGTCTGACTAGCCTGTCtggtgggtttgtgtgcatgaATCTGTTTGGCATTTCCGAGTGTAAAACATAATGAGCAGACCGCAAGCAAACGCTCAGCATTCTAGCATTCTTCCACTGCCTCGTGCACCCAAAGAAACGGCAACAATAACAACTCAACGTAGACGTGAAGAAAGGGAAGTCGTTTCTCTTTGTCAACAGCTCTGATGCCCCCACGTATTGAACCCTGTCCAGCAAGACAGAATCTTGACCAGACGTACAAATTACATGCCACTCCATCCAAGAGCTACGGCCGACACCAAGAATAACAGAGACTGTGAAACAAGGTAAACGGCAGGCCAGCGCTGTGGCAGCATTGTCTGCAGCATTCCTTCACACTACAATGGACGAGGCGTCGACACCGCACCACCTCGTCCGTGTGTCTGAGAAGAGATCATCCAGGCATGTTCCTTATCGTCAACGTGGTATTTAACTTATATAAAGGGCTCTGGCATCTACCCACTACTCTGCAaaacataaaatgtatatatatatatgcatatatatttgcCTGGCAAGCCACAGCTAAAATCTGTGAACTCAACTCTCAGCAGAGTCTCTAAAGCGAGAGCTGAATCCAAACCCACATGTGTATCTGCGGCTCTGGCACTCGGGGTTCAGCGCACGCATCTAAAAATAGCCCAGGGGAGacaatgcagcagcagcagcagcaggcccggCTCTGGACTTGGCTGTCAGTCTGCACGGGGGTTTCGGTCGGACGATGGGATGGCAGCGCGTCGCTCCGACCACGGCCCTGGTtgtagaggaggaggtctggAAATAGTCCCTTGCTCTGGCTGGAGGTTGCGCTGGTCCGCCGCAGCGCTGTAATTAAACGCAGTGGCGTAATGAGCGTCGCTCCGGGTCCGCTCCGCACCATTAGTAGCGGAGTGCGGCTCAGCCAGACCGCACTTTAGGGTtcgtgggggtgggaggggaggggtagtGAGGGAGCAGGGGGGAATCACATCTGGGGCGAAAGGCGAAGCAATGCTGTTGAACCGGGTACCCTTTTGCTGCTCTTGCGGGAACCccaccatacacacatactcacacacgcgcgcacacacgccctcacacaccacacacacacacacacacacacacacacacacacacacacacacacacacacacacacgcgcgcacatacacactcacaaaaacacacacacacacacacacacacacacacacacacacacacacacacacacacacacacacacacagatacacagatacacacatacatacatacatacatacatacatacatacatacatacatacatacatacatacatacatacatacatacatacatacatacatacatacatacataaatacatacatacatactgtacatacatacacacacacatgcacacacacacacacacacacacacacacacacataccatacgcacacacaccctaaccctttttGCATACATAATATTGTGTGGAGGGCAGAATACTGGTTTATGTAtgggtatgtgcgtgcgtgcgtgcgtgcgtgcgtgcgtgcgtgcgtgcgtgcgtgcgtgcgtgcgtgcgtgcgtgcgtgcgtgcgtgcgtgcgtgcgtgtgtgcgtgcgtctgtttgtgtgtgtgtctgtttgtgtgtgggcgagCGAGACTCCCTGAGTTTCTGTGGCAGGAGAGCGTGggtgtttctttttctttttgggaGGTGGAAGCGGAACCAGTGCCATTCGATTTCTCCAGCCAATCAAATCAATCCCACGGCCCAGCCcggcctcacccagccccaccaGGCCCAGCATCCGGCAGAGGAAGACcagggtggaggaagagggtgggCTGTCGTGAGCTACGGTATATATTGACCCTGGATGAGGAGCAGAAGTCAGACGGAGCCTTCCAGAGCCACACAGGAGAAGAGAGCCAAGAAGGTCTGAAGCAGTCAGCAGCCAGTCAAGTCAAACAGGCCCCAAGCCCAGCCTCATCTCCACGGCAACATGAAGACCCTGGTCCTTCTCAGCATCTGTGGCCTCCTGACCGTCTGCTGGTCAACAGGAGGTAAGGAGCCCCTCCCGTTACATCTCTGGTCCTCTATAGCGTGTTTGAGTACTGAATACTGCCTACTGTCTGTTTTATAAGTACTGAATACTGCCTATTGTCTGTTTTATAAGTACTGAATATAGTCTCTTTGATAAGTATACTGCCTATAGTCTGTTTGATAAGTACTGAAAACTGCCTATTGTCTGTTTTATAAGTACTGAATACTGCCTATAGTCTCTTTGATAAGTACTGAATACTGCCTATAGTCTGTTTTATAAGTACTGAATACTGCCTATAGTCTCTTTGATAAGTACTGCTTTAGTGAGTCAGTCTATAGAGGAGAAGAAACGCTAGAATTAGCGCTTATCAATTTGTAAATGTTAGTAGTGCAGTAGTGTAAAGTGTAAGTAAAATGCAAATCAAATGTCTTGTAATGACTGTGTACTGAATACTGCCTATAGTCTGTTTTATAAGTACTGAATACTGCCTGTAGTCTGTTTTATAAGGGTTGAATACTGCCTATAGTGTGTTTTATAAACGACTAAATGCTTTTCTACTTGTAATATTTTGGACTCAATGCTAAAGTGTGTTTTATAACTGACTAAAGGTTGTCTATAATGTGTATTTTTACTAGTGACTACATGCTATCTACAGTGTGGTTTATAAGTGACTCAATGCTGTAAATAGTTTGATTATCAGCGACTAAAGGTTATCTATAGTTACTCGTGACTTAATGCTATCTATGGTTTCATTATTAGCAATGCTTAATGCTGACTCTCCATTGTAGCATGCATGTTATTTACATTGAGGTTCACAGTGGAAGAGTGGGCCAAtacaacattgtgtgtgtgtgtgtgtgtgtgtgtgtgtgtgtgtgtgtgtgtgtgtgtgtgtgtgtgtgtgtgtgtgtgtgtgtgtgtgtgtgtgtgtgtgtgtgtgtgtgtgtgtgtgtgtgtgtgtgtgtgtgtgtgtgtgtgtgtgtgtgtcgccttGCAGTGGTGGAGCCTGAGGCGGTGGATGATCCTGATCTGGACGACGCTGGCGAAGCAGCCCCTGATGTGGCAGACCCCTCCGCCGCCCCCGACGCCGATACACCTTCGTCTTCCGAATCCGATTCCCCGTcggactcctcttcctcttcatcctcatcatcgtcatcgtcatctgAATCCTCAGAGTCAGACTCGGCCGCCTCTgactcgtcgtcctcctcctcctcctcctcctcctcctcttcgtccgagtcctcctcctctgaggtcACGGGCGCTCCTGCCCTCGCTGAAGGTGAGGCGCAGCATGACGTCGTGTTGTGAGCCTGCTGCTCCCGtctctggcctgcagggggcaccGTGGCAGCAGGGGCATCCCCGGGCCGTGCAACAGTCCAGTCATAGTAAAGTGTATCATTATGATATAGACATGATGTGACCCGCTGTCCCCAAGTAATATCCGTCCACAAAGCAAACCCACGTGTGTGGGGATTTGAATGTCCATCTCGGATGTGACCCCACAACCTTTCTGTTTCGTTGCGTGTCCCTTTTGCGTGTTCTTAGCCGTGCGTTGTTACCTCCCCAGCTCCCCAGGTGATTATGAAGAGGGACCTAGCCGCCGTtctcctgaggaggaggagagccaccAGCACACTCAGCCCTCTCCAGACAGAAAGGTATTCCCCTTCACAACACACCCTTCAGcctttaaacaacacaataaatGCACTCCTACTCTGCAACAATGCTGCTGAGAGCCCTCAGAACCGAACCTCACCCTCTGTCCTTCTCTATTACTCTATCTCTCTGACCCTCCATATCCCACTCTCATTCTgttgctgtctgtctctctcactctatctctatatctgtctgtctgtctgtctgtctgtctgtctgtctgtctgtctgtctgtctgtctgtctgtctgtctgtctgtctgtctgtctgtctgtctgtctgtctgtctgtctgtctgtctgtctgtctctctctctgtctctctctctctctctctctctctctctctctctctctctctctctctctctctctctctctctctctctctctctctctctctcagcctgagGGAAGTGTGTGAGCTGCACGACGGCTGTGACGAGATGGCGGAGACCGAGGGCATCGTCGCTGCGTACACCGCCTACTACGGACCTGTGCCCTtctaggaggagccaggaccCTCGCTCCATTGTTGCTGTATGAACTGTAGTTAATAAAATCGGCACAGGGTGGCGCAACCACCACTCCCCCTCGTGGTCAGAAAAGGAACAGCACGTATGGCTTTTGGTGATCAGCACAGAAATATATCTACTACTCTGAATAATATATCGTAGTAGGAATACGTATGGCTTGGAATTAGAAAGTATTCTGGAATGAGTGAAAAGGCCATTAagggtgtgtgaaagtgtgttgcAGTCCACTCAAATGTATATTATTCTAAACAAATGTAAATTGCAAAGTATGGTGCTATAAACGCTGCAGATGTTTGTATTATAATGTGTTGATATTTTTGATACGGTGTTAGAATAGCTTTAGTGAGTCAGTCTATAGAGGAGAAGAAACGCTAGAATTAGTGCTTATCAATTTGTAAATGTTAGTAGTGCAGTAGTGTAAAGTGTAAGTAAAATGCAAATCAAATGTCTTGTAATGACTGTGATACATTTGGAATTGAGATGTTGTAATATTTCATTGACATTTGGAAAAATACTGATGTTGATATTACTCAATAAATATGACTAAAATCAAAAGTATTTAGAGTTTTGTTGAATCTTCTGGATCTCCCAATACCTACATCTTCAGCAATGTAATGTTATTATGGTAGTAGGCTTGCTAGTAAGAGCACGAACAACGATGAAACTCAATGTTAATACAGCCCGCCAGGACATGCTGTCTTTCAGCCACAGACCCTCTGGGGAAACAGAGGATTTGCATCCATCATTTACACTGAATAAATAATTGCACTAGCTTAAACTTGTTTGCTTAACTCTTCCGTCGGTAAAAGTTTCAAGACAACATTCAACATTAACGTATTTGGTAGAAAACGAAGCGGCAGTGGGAAGAAAAAGTTTAAACCTATCAGTTATTTGTTATTGGGGCCTTACACACATTAGCATTCAGTTACTAATTTCCAATATCGTGAACGCTTGTTCCTGGTGCCATTTCCTAAACGACCCACAAAAGATTAGATATTAGTTATCGAGGTTAACCGAAGATAAAGATAAAACGTCCCCCACCCTCTATAGGCCTGTGCTGGTTCATATCTTTGTGGCGTTGCACTGGGAGACCCCCGCGGCAGAGAGCACTCTGTCGCTGAGGCCATTCGATTATCAAAGGTTCAACCACACCTCGGCTGCTCCCTGGATAACTCGTAGCAGCTCCAGGTTATCGCAGGGAGATAGAGAAGAAACACAGCCATAAATAGCCAGATACTGCTAGCTTTATCCCCTTTTTTAAGCAAACAGGCAACTAATGCCACGTGATTGTGTGAGAGATAGTCCTGGCTGGCAGTAAAGATAAAGACTTTTTTGATACAAATGTACTTCTTTATAGCCTAGGGTGTGTTTTGTACAGCAATAGCGACTGTTGTACAATTTTCAATTTGATGTCTTTAACTTTTAAAACTGACATCCCCTGAATATTTGggtatttttatgtttatttaactaATATTCAGTCAATATGCAATATGCATATGCCCTCAGAAACCCTTCTGGGGACGTGGTCTCGTGGCTGACATGGGTGTGTTTAGTGAGCCATTTATCATTGAATGTATTGGCTTATTGATAACCAGTCTCATGTTCACATGGCATCATTCAACGTCATATGACTCTACATCCGTCAGTACGATGGAACAGCAATGGAATCTACCTGGACACGTGATTGGTTGTCACAGACACTTCAATGTTGACTAGAAGTAGGCCTAGGAATGTAGTTTCCATCTCAATGGGGAACGCATTACACTAGGTTTGAGAgaaattgaaagagagagactaatTCAGCAATGAGAGTtagatagacagacggacagagagtgggatagagagagagagagagagagagagagagagagagagagagagagagagagagagagagagagagagagagagagagagagagagagagagagggagagagagagagagagagagagagagagagagagagagagagagagagagggagagagagagagagagagagagggagagagagagagagagagagagagagagagagagagagagagagagagagagagagagagaggagagatagagagaaaggatGAGGGAGGGGAAAGATTGATTTAGGTCTCTGACTAAAACACCAAGATAAAAATAGCTTCAATGATTTTATTATGTACAAAAACTCTCTTCAATTAATGAATGTCAGAAAACTTTAAACTCTTTAAATATTTACAATCAAATACATAATCAACATTAATTTTAAGCCATATATTCCTTGAATATAATTACTGTCTTCATAATAGATTAAGATTTTTGCAAAGTTACATCTTAAAATGATGTTTCGGAGGATGTATTAGTTACACAGTAATGAACATTAAGTACAAACCACTGAAAACCATGTGACACATAAAGCTTCAGACTACTCCAGAAACATTTTGTGGCAACTGTTCCATTACAGTTTGAACATTTCTGCTATTTTATTACTCAAatcaaaaaacataattttaAGACAGCTTACAAGGGCACCTCAGATTGAATTACTTCAATCAAATATACAGTGTACATTTGAAGTTCTATATTGAGGTTTCACACAGAGTTGTTAGAGTTCAATGAAGCTCAATACAGGTTTGATGTTGGCTCTGAAGTTATGTCCACAGATGCTCAAAAAAGCACAGACCAGACCCGATTAAACCAGACCCGATTAAACCAGACCCGATTCAACCAGGCCCAGATTCAACCAGGCCCAATCAGAGACGACTTGAGTTCAGAATCTTCAGCTCCATTTTCCTCAcgcgctccgcctcctcctcctcctcgctcatcGAGGGGTTATCATACGTCCCTGCCTCCTGCGTTTTCCCCTCCGGCTCCGTGCAACACTCATCCCCCAGCTCTTCAGGGTCGTCGGGGGCAACCTGGCAGCActtgcaacagcagcagcacttgGTGGCGAGGACGGTAACCACCCTGTCCCAGGGCTCCAAAGAGTGCGCCcagagaggcaggaagtcccAGGAGCGCAGCAGCGCGGGCAGCCAGCCGGGACGCCGCCGCTGCAGCACGTTGATCACCGCGGCAACCACCAGCAAGACAACCAGCGGgacacccacccccaccaacgCCTCCCACCCGGCCATGGAGAGGGCGAAGATGCCAAGGGGCAGGACGAAGAAGCAGGCGAGGATGTAGACGCCGGCGAACCAGCGGTAGGAGGCGGTGATGTTCCCCAGGCCTTTGGCCAGGCGGATGGGGATGCGGGTGAACGGGATCGGGTACCAGAGGATGATGCCGGAGATGTTGAACAGGAAGTGGACCAGGGCGATCTGTGCAAAGAACCAAGGTAATacttagatggatggatggcctGACTGTTGGTCTCGTTGGGGGTAAGCCCCTCTTTGTCAAGCGAGGTCAGGTTCCCATAGGAAAGCTAAAGCAAGGCATCTTTATCCATATTACACTTTTATTACACGAGTAAGACTCAAAGtacttcacatagaaacatcgtcatacaataataaaataaaagtagatGAGTAAAAGACAACAAAggctaaattaaaaaaaaagcattttagaaattgcaatgtatttaagattaagcagaaagctaaagcaaacataaaagtcttcagtcgtGTTTTAAAAGTGGTCAGAGTTGGGACAAGTCTTTAAACCTCAGGGATTTTATTCCAGCTATTCATTGCATTGTAACTAATCCTGCTTTCcaatgtttcgtgtttactctggggataattaacagattggtctcagaagatcttagtggtctagaaggcttacgTAGTGGAAGCTCAGTTATATTCTTTGGCCGTAAAACCATTTATATGCTAGCATGATTATAAAATCAATTCTCATATGACATACTGGGAGCCAATGTAACAAATTAAGAATTGCTGTaagatgttaattttttttcataGAAAGAAGACAGATGAATGGATAGAGGAGCAGACCTGTAAGGCGTTGCCCAGTGTCTCTCCAGGGCTGGCCATGGCTGCCAgtatggcggtggtggtggtgccaaTGTTGGCGCCCAGAGACAGTGGATAGGCTCTctctatgctgatgacaccaaTCCCTACAGACACAACGCAATACACATCCATACTCAAAAACAGTATCCTTTTGCCTTGGTCCAGTTAGTCTCATTTCACGTGAGATGTAGCCCAACGCTTAGATGAAGCAATCATCGTGTCTGTCCCTCGATAAGACGCCACACTCAAACTGTCAACAGTCAAGCTTAACAGCTCAATTGAACATCGCAAAGAAACGGTTAACAATAATTACAAATGTTAGATTTGCAGAACACTGGAACACTATATCGTGATAGAGAGTGATAGGTAGACTGTGGAAAACATCTTCGTTGGCCTATTATGTGCAGAGATATCTACTTATATTTACTGACACCAATGATGCTAACCATTGGTTTTTATGATAGACATTATTTTGTATA
Coding sequences:
- the bglapl gene encoding bone gamma-carboxyglutamate (gla) protein, like gives rise to the protein MKTLVLLSICGLLTVCWSTGVVEPEAVDDPDLDDAGEAAPDVADPSAAPDADTPSSSESDSPSDSSSSSSSSSSSSSESSESDSAASDSSSSSSSSSSSSSSESSSSEVTGAPALAEAPQVIMKRDLAAVLLRRRRATSTLSPLQTESLREVCELHDGCDEMAETEGIVAAYTAYYGPVPF